The DNA sequence TTAACGAGTGGCAAAGGTACCTTGGTAGGCCGGCGCCGCGCTGCCCGGCCCGCTCCCCCCTCGCTATGAAACAACGCTACTTTATGCGCTGCTGGGCCCTGCTGCTGGGGGCCGCTGCCCTGGCTTCTATCCCGCTGGCCGCCGCGCCGCGCTCGGCCGTGGCGCCCCGGTCGGCCCCCAGACCGGCCACCCTCGAATTCATCGAAAACAAGGGCCAGTGGGACGCCCGCGCCCGCTACGCGGCGGCGCTACCCGGCGGCCGGTTGTTTCTCGAAAACGCGGGCCTCACCTACTTGTTTGTCGACCCCGCCGCGCTGCCCCGCCACCACGGGGCCCCGGCCGAAACTGCCCCCACCCTGCCCGGCGACCAAGTGGCGGCCCACGCCTACACCGTGCACTTCAAAGGGGCCAGCCGGCGGGCGCACCCGGTAGCCACGGAGCCCACAGGCGAGGTGCGCAACTACTTGCAGGGCGCTGACGCGCGGCGCTGGGCCCGGGGCGTGGGCAGCTTCCGGCGGGTGCAGTACGCCGGGCTGTGGCCGGGCATCGACGCGGCGGTGTATGAAAACGCGGGCCAGCAGCTCGAGTACGACTTCGCCCTGGCCCCCGGCGCCGCCGCCGCCCACGTGGTTCTGCGCTACGAAGGCGCGCAGGCCATAGCTCTCGACGCCACCACCGGCGACCTGGCCATTACCACCGCCGTGGGCCGCGTAACGGAACTGGCCCCCCAGGCCTGGCAAACTGACGCCCAAGGCCGCCGCCAGCCCGTGACCTGCCGCTTTGCCCTGAGCGGCAGCACGGTACGCTTTGCACTGGGGCCCTACGACCAGACACGCACTTTGGTTATTGACCCGAAGGTGGTGTTTTCGAGCTTCACCGGCGCCACCGACGACAACTGGGGCTTCACGGCCACCTACGGGCCGGCGGGCAACCTGTATTCGGGCGGCATTGCCTTCGGGCCCGGCTATCCGATTACGCGGGGCGCGTTCCAAACCACGTTTGGGGCCCTGTGCGACGTGGCGCTCATCAAATACAACACCCAGGTAACCGGCGCAGCCGCGCGTGTCTGGGCCACGTACCTGGGCGGCAGCGGCACCGAATTCCCGCACAGTCTGGTCACCAACGCCTTGGGCGAACTGGTGGTGCTGGGCAGCACCGGCTCGCCCAACTTCCCTACCACCACGGGAGCCCTGAGCCGACGCTTCGGCGGGGGCACGGCCATCGAACCCTTCCAGGGCGGCGACGCCACCGAAATTCTGGCCAACGGGGCCGACCTGTTCGTGGCGCGCCTCAGCGCCGACGGCGGCACGCTGCTGGCCGGCACCTACCTGGGCGGCAGCGGCAACGACGGCGTGCTCGACCCCGACCCACGCGTAGCCGCCACCCAGCGCCTGGCGGCCAACTACGGCGAGGCCTTCCGCAGCGACGTACTGCTCGATGGGGACGGCAACGTGTACGTGGCGGCCAACACCAACTCTCCCAACTTCCCCGGCCTGGGCGCGGGCTTCAACGATACGTACCGCGGCGGCACCTCCGACGGCGTGGTGTGCAAGCTGCCCCCCGACCTGGGCGCCGTGACCTGGGCCGGCCTACTGGGCGGCAGCGGCGCCGACGCCGTGTACTCGGTGCAGCGCGACGACCAGGGACGGGTGTACGTGAGCGGCGGCACCACCAGCCCCAACTTCCCCACCACTGCCGGGGCCTACCGCGTGGCCCGGCCGGGCGGCGTCGACGGCTTCGCGGCCCGTATCAGCGCCGACGGCCGCACCCTGGAGCGGGCCACCTACGTGGGCACGGCCGGCTACGACCAGGCGCAGTTTCTACAGCTCGACGCGGCCGGCAACGCCTACTTGCTGGGCCAAACACTGGGCGGTGCTTTCCCCGTTACGGCCGGCCTGTACGCCAACCCGGGCAGCGGGCAGCGGGCAGTTCATCCAGAAGCTAAACGCCGACCTTACGGCCAGCCTGTACAGCACCGTGTTTGGGTCAGGCTCGGGCATCAACCTGGTGCCTACGGCGTTCCTTGTCGATGATTGTGAGCGCATCTACGTGAGCGGCTGGGGCGGCGACATCAACGCCGACAACCTGGGCGGCAGTACCCGCGGCCTGCCCGTGACGGCCGACGCGGCCCAGCGCACCACCGACGGCTCCGATTTTTACCTGGCTGAGTTCTTGCCCGGCATGGTGGGGCTCGACTACGCCACATACTTCGGCGAGGCGGGCGGCCGGGGCGAGCACGTGGATGGCGGCACGTCGCGCTTCGACAAGCGTGGCATTGTGTACCAGGCCGTGTGCGGCGGCTGCGGCGGCACCCAGGGGTTTCCGGTGCCACCCGGCGCCAATACCTACACCAGCCGCAACGGCAGCGCGAACTGCAATAACGCTGCCTTCAAGATGGACTTCCAGCCCGAAGTAGCCGACGCGGGGCCCCGGCGTGCCCTATGCGCCAGCGCCGCACCGGTGGCCCTGGACGGTACCCCCGCCGGCGGCGTGTGGAGCGGCCCGGGCGTGCAGCGAACCGCCAGCGGGAGCTACCAGCTCGTACCCAGCGCGGCGGGCCCCGGCGCGTTCGTGCTGACTTATAAGGTGACCACCACCGGCATTTGCCAGGCCACGCTGCGGGTGCGCTACCAAGTGGCGCCGGCTACGGTACCGGCCTTCGCGGCGGTAGGGCCCCGGTGCGTGAGCAGCCCGGCCGTGGTGCTGGTGGGCACACCGGCCGGCGGCATCTTCAGCGGGCCGGGCGTGACGGGCAACACGTTTTCGCCCCAGGTAGCGGGCGCGGGCACCCACACCCTCACCTACACCGTGGCCGACTCGTTGGCCTGCGGCGCGGCTACCCAGCAGGTGGTCGTCAGTAGTCCCGTGCAAGTGCTGGTGAGCCCCGACACTACGCTGTGCGCCGACCAGCTGCGGCCCTTTCAGCTGCGTGCCAACCCGGCCGGGGGCACCTGGAGCGGCACGGGCGTGAGCCCCGGCGGCCTCTTCACCCCGCCCAATACCCAGAACCGGGGCGGTGCATTCGAGCTGACCTACACCGTGGCGCAGGGCGTTTGCCAGACCACCGCCACCCGCCGCGTCATCCTGGCCCCCGCCAATCTCAGCGACGTGCCCCTGAACCTGCCCGTGTGCGCCGCCACGCCCCAGTATGCCGGCCTCGCGCCGTTTGACTGCCCGATGACGCCGCTGCTGGCCGGCGGCACTTATAGCTGGGACTTCGGCGACGGCAGCCCATTCAGCACCGAGGCCGCGCCCACGCACCGCTACGCGTAGGCCGGCACCTACCGCATCAAGCTCACAGCGCGCTACGCGGGGTGCGAAGTCGTCACGCAGTTTGCGCCGCTGGAAGTAGGCGACGTGTTCATACCCAACGTCATTACCGCCAACGACGACCAGCTGAACGCTACCTTTCAGCCGCGCTTTACCTGTCGTCCGGCCAGTCTGAAGGTGTTTTCGCGCTGGGGCCAGGAGGTGTACGCCACCGCCGACTACCACAACAACTGGGCGGCCGAGGGCCTGCCCGCCGGCCTCTACTACTACCTGCTGCGCGACGCCAACGACCGCCAGGTAAAAGGCTGGGTGCAAGTGGTGCGCTAGGGCCCCCAGCCGGGCCAACTGGCCTCGGGAAACCGTGGATAATCGGTACCTAAGCATTTATCTAACAGGCGTTAATGCTCATCGTGCCGTAGGGCGCGGGGCTTGCCACCGCCCGTCGTTCGCACCGTTTCAACGATTCCGTGCAATAGCGGGCGGGGGCAAGCCCCGCACCCTACGACGTTTTCGCTATTCACTTTGTTAGCCGGATGACCCGAGCTGCTCCTAAGCTGGGGGCCCTACCCTGCCTCCACGGCCAAGTCACGGGGCTGGCTTTTCTTCTTGGATTTGCGCGTGCGGTTCAGCCACAGGAGGGTGCCGGAAACGGGGAACGTGGCCCCCAGCAGCACGATGATGAAGGCCAGCACCTTGGTGGGCCAGCCGAAAATGGCACCCGTGTGCACCGGCTTGAGCAGCCCCTGGATGCGCAGCCCCAGCGGCTGCTGGGCGTAGGGGGCTTGGCGCAGCACCCGGCCCGAGTATTGGTCGAAGTACACGTCGTCGGTGGCCCGCTCGGTGAGGGCCCCGGGGCGCAGAATGCCAACCTGGAGGCTGCCGGTGGGCTCTTTGGGCAGCTGCACGGCATAGGTTAGGGCCCCGGGGGCTTGCCGGCGCGCCGCCGCCAGGGCCGCGTCGGCCCCGAAGGTGGCACCCGTTTCGGCCGGCACGGTGGAGGTGGGCGGTTCGGGGCGCTGCCGGGGCGAGTGCGTGAGGGTGTTGATGGTGTTGCCCACCCAATCGAACGACATGCCCACGCCGGTGATGGCCATAATAAACAGAAAAACAGAGGTATAGAAGCCCAACACAATATGGAAATCGTGGTTGAGGCGCTTCCAGCTGCTGCCCCACTTCACCGTCAGGCGCGCGGTGAGGGCCTTGCGGGCAGATGACCACCACAGCACAATGCCCGTGCCTAGGATAAAGAGGAAAATGATGGCGTTAATGCCCATCACGAGCTTGCCCACCCGGCCCGCCACCAGCCCCCGATGAATCTGCTCGACGAAGTGGAAGAACGAATCCTGGGTCTTCACTTCGCCCGTAATGGCTCCCGTGTAGGGGTTCACGAAGAGGCGCGGGCCGTTATTGTGGCCCTTACCCCCGCGGCCGCTGGGCCCCCCGGGCCCCGTGGGGGCCCCACTTTTGGGGCCCTGGGCTTCGGCGGGGTTGCGGCCCTCGGCCCGGCCTTCGCCTTGTTCTTGCCCGCCGCGGGGGCCCTGGCCGGCCGCTGCGCCGCTGCCCGCTCCTTTGCCGCCATTCTCGCCGCCGCCGCCGGCCAGGTTCACCTCCACGGTGCGGGTGGGGTCGGCGTATATTTTGAAGCTACTGACCTGGGCTTTGGGCTTGGCGGCCTGCACGGCGGCGGTGAGCTGGGCCAGCAGCAGGCGGGGGGCCCCGGCCGCCGCCACGTAGTAGCGCGCGGGGTGCCAGAGGTGCTCCAGCTCCTGCTCAAACACCAGCAACGAGCCCGTGAGGCACACCATTACCAGGAAAAGCCCCGAAGCCAGCCCGAGGTACAAGTGAATGCGGCGGAAAAACACTTTCATAGAAGACGGCTTTTCAGTAAATAACCCACCAGCCAGGCCGGTAGCTCAACTGATTAAGGACAGACAGGTGGAATGCGTCGACGGAGCGCCCGCATTCGCCGCCCTAGAAGTGGTAGCCCACCGTGGCCAGGAACTGGCGGGGCGGGATGGGGTTGATGCTGTAGCGG is a window from the Hymenobacter nivis genome containing:
- a CDS encoding PepSY-associated TM helix domain-containing protein codes for the protein MKVFFRRIHLYLGLASGLFLVMVCLTGSLLVFEQELEHLWHPARYYVAAAGAPRLLLAQLTAAVQAAKPKAQVSSFKIYADPTRTVEVNLAGGGGENGGKGAGSGAAAGQGPRGGQEQGEGRAEGRNPAEAQGPKSGAPTGPGGPSGRGGKGHNNGPRLFVNPYTGAITGEVKTQDSFFHFVEQIHRGLVAGRVGKLVMGINAIIFLFILGTGIVLWWSSARKALTARLTVKWGSSWKRLNHDFHIVLGFYTSVFLFIMAITGVGMSFDWVGNTINTLTHSPRQRPEPPTSTVPAETGATFGADAALAAARRQAPGALTYAVQLPKEPTGSLQVGILRPGALTERATDDVYFDQYSGRVLRQAPYAQQPLGLRIQGLLKPVHTGAIFGWPTKVLAFIIVLLGATFPVSGTLLWLNRTRKSKKKSQPRDLAVEAG
- a CDS encoding gliding motility-associated C-terminal domain-containing protein — protein: MFIPNVITANDDQLNATFQPRFTCRPASLKVFSRWGQEVYATADYHNNWAAEGLPAGLYYYLLRDANDRQVKGWVQVVR